The proteins below come from a single Acaryochloris sp. CCMEE 5410 genomic window:
- a CDS encoding LOG family protein: MLMTQSPDPSVALHQRLDHLLDILPQLKHGPLIVQALETLLNMAEEDLDRLDWKILTAALQDLEQGFQVFHRYRHIRKISIFGSSRLPPDSPAYQMAVDFARCVTQQGFMVMTGAGGGIMEAGNQGAGAEKSFGLNIQLPFEQDSNPFIAGDEKLIDFKYFFTRKLFFLRETDAIALFPGGFGTQDEAFECLTLSQTGKSPPVPVVLIDPPGTHYWQDWNAYIHKHLIAGGLISEDDHRLYTITDNLETACAAISGFYQVYHSSRYVGDRLVMRLNQELSDSDVKWLNQEFTDILLRDQIRKSGALPEELDHQEPQPQQVEDETEHLPRLVFYFNQRDHGRLSQMIATINQMGDTNQTLYHPERK; this comes from the coding sequence ATGCTTATGACTCAGTCTCCTGATCCATCGGTTGCTTTACATCAGCGCCTCGATCATTTGCTAGACATTTTACCCCAACTCAAGCATGGTCCTCTGATAGTGCAGGCCCTGGAAACTTTGCTGAATATGGCAGAAGAAGATCTTGATCGCTTAGATTGGAAAATTCTGACGGCGGCCTTACAAGATCTAGAGCAAGGGTTTCAGGTTTTTCACCGCTATCGACACATTCGTAAGATCTCCATTTTTGGGTCTTCTCGCCTACCACCGGATAGTCCGGCCTACCAAATGGCGGTAGATTTTGCCCGCTGCGTTACCCAGCAAGGCTTTATGGTAATGACAGGAGCGGGGGGCGGCATTATGGAAGCAGGTAATCAAGGGGCGGGGGCAGAAAAGTCTTTTGGCCTCAATATTCAGCTGCCCTTTGAGCAAGATTCAAATCCTTTCATCGCTGGGGATGAGAAGCTGATCGACTTCAAGTACTTCTTTACGCGCAAATTGTTTTTTCTCCGGGAAACCGATGCGATCGCACTTTTCCCCGGTGGATTTGGCACCCAAGATGAAGCCTTTGAATGTCTGACCCTGAGTCAAACGGGAAAGTCTCCTCCCGTACCGGTGGTCTTAATCGATCCGCCAGGAACTCACTATTGGCAAGACTGGAATGCTTATATACACAAGCATTTGATCGCTGGTGGGCTCATCAGTGAAGATGACCATCGCTTATATACGATTACGGATAACCTAGAGACCGCTTGTGCTGCGATTTCGGGATTCTACCAGGTTTACCATTCCAGCCGTTATGTCGGCGATCGCTTAGTGATGCGTCTCAATCAAGAGCTCTCCGACTCAGATGTAAAGTGGCTAAATCAAGAGTTTACAGATATCCTGCTTCGTGACCAAATTCGCAAAAGTGGGGCGTTGCCAGAAGAATTGGATCATCAAGAACCTCAACCTCAACAAGTTGAGGATGAGACAGAACATTTACCCCGATTGGTGTTCTATTTCAATCAGCGGGACCATGGGCGGTTGAGCCAAATGATTGCAACCATTAACCAGATGGGTGACACCAACCAAACCCTTTACCATCCTGAACGAAAATAG